From a region of the Balaenoptera ricei isolate mBalRic1 chromosome 11, mBalRic1.hap2, whole genome shotgun sequence genome:
- the CDKN1A gene encoding cyclin-dependent kinase inhibitor 1 produces the protein MSEPCRDACQIPRSSKACRRLFGPVDSEQLRRDCDALMASCVQEARERWNFDFVTETPLEGDFAWERMRGLGLPKLYLPAGPRGTRDDLGGGKWPSTSSALLQGTSQEDHVDLSLSCTLVPRSPERLEGSPGGPGTSQGRKRRQTSMTDFYHSKRRLISSKRKP, from the coding sequence ATGTCAGAGCCATGCAGGGATGCCTGTCAGATCCCGCGCAGCAGCAAGGCGTGCCGCCGCCTCTTTGGCCCGGTGGACAGCGAGCAGCTGCGCCGGGACTGCGACGCCCTGATGGCCAGCTGCGTGCAGGAGGCCCGAGAGCGATGGAACTTCGACTTTGTCACCGAGACACCACTGGAGGGTGACTTCGCCTGGGAGCGCATGAGGGGCCTTGGCCTGCCCAAGCTCTACCTGCCTGCAGGGCCCCGGGGGACCCGGGACGACCTGGGAGGGGGCAAGTGGCCGAGCACCTCATCTGCCCTGCTGCAGGGGACATCTCAGGAGGACCACGTGGACCTGTCGCTGTCCTGCACCCTCGTGCCTCGCTCCCCTGAGCGGCTTGAGGGGTCCCCGGGAGGGCCGGGCACCTCCCAGGGACGAAAACGGCGACAGACCAGCATGACAG